One window of Caldisericum exile AZM16c01 genomic DNA carries:
- the hutU gene encoding urocanate hydratase, whose translation MERVIRAPRGTALTCKSWQTEAPLRMLMNNLDPEVAKDPANLIVYGGTGKAARNWECFDAIIESLKELENDETLLIQSGKPVAVFKTNEWAPRVLISNSMLVPKWATWEYFRELEERGLIMYGQMTAGSWIYIGTQGILQGTYETFYAVAKKYFGNTLRGRIVVTAGLGEMGGAQPLAVTLNDGVVIAVEVDKRMIDRRLKTGYLDTWTDSYEEAINIALTHKKRNEPISIGLLGNIVDVLPRMLKEGFIPDVITDQTAAHDPLNGYIPKGFTVETANALRKEKPNEYLKRVYDSMVEHVDAMVEMQKQGAKVFEYGNNLRRNAFDHGAKDAFEIVGYVPEYIRPLFSEGKGPFRWVALSGDPEDIYLTDQVVLNLFPKDEHLRKWIDLAHKKVHFQGLPARICWLGQGEREAFGLEINKLVRDGKIKAPIVIGRDHHDTGSVASPYRETEKMLDGSDAIADWPILNALLNASSGATWVSVHHGGGVGIGYSIHAGFVIVADGTDLAQQKLARVLHNDPASGVVRHADAGYEIAIETAKKHNIKMPMLKK comes from the coding sequence ATGGAAAGAGTAATAAGAGCACCAAGAGGAACAGCATTAACATGTAAGAGTTGGCAAACAGAAGCACCACTACGTATGCTTATGAACAACCTTGATCCAGAAGTTGCAAAAGATCCTGCAAATCTAATCGTGTACGGTGGAACTGGTAAGGCAGCACGAAATTGGGAATGCTTTGATGCGATAATTGAGTCACTCAAGGAATTAGAAAATGATGAGACGCTTCTTATACAGTCTGGAAAACCGGTTGCTGTATTCAAGACAAACGAATGGGCTCCAAGAGTCCTAATTTCAAATTCAATGCTTGTACCAAAATGGGCAACATGGGAATATTTTAGAGAACTTGAAGAACGCGGACTAATAATGTATGGGCAGATGACCGCGGGAAGTTGGATTTACATAGGCACTCAAGGTATCCTTCAGGGCACCTATGAAACATTTTATGCAGTTGCAAAAAAATACTTTGGAAACACTTTGAGGGGAAGAATCGTTGTAACGGCAGGTTTGGGAGAAATGGGTGGTGCACAACCACTTGCAGTGACTCTCAATGACGGTGTTGTAATTGCAGTTGAAGTTGATAAAAGAATGATAGACAGACGCTTAAAAACGGGCTATCTTGATACGTGGACTGATAGCTATGAAGAGGCAATCAATATTGCGTTAACGCACAAAAAGAGAAATGAACCAATTTCAATAGGTCTTCTAGGAAACATTGTGGACGTTTTACCACGTATGCTTAAAGAAGGGTTTATACCTGATGTTATAACCGATCAAACCGCTGCACATGATCCTCTCAATGGGTATATTCCAAAGGGATTCACGGTTGAAACAGCAAACGCATTGCGTAAAGAAAAACCTAATGAATATCTTAAGAGAGTTTATGACTCCATGGTTGAACATGTAGATGCAATGGTTGAAATGCAAAAGCAAGGTGCAAAGGTATTTGAATATGGAAACAATCTCAGAAGGAATGCCTTTGACCATGGCGCTAAAGATGCTTTTGAAATAGTTGGATATGTCCCAGAATACATAAGGCCACTTTTCTCTGAAGGAAAAGGTCCATTTAGGTGGGTTGCCTTGTCTGGAGATCCTGAAGATATCTATCTTACTGACCAGGTTGTTTTAAACCTTTTCCCGAAAGACGAACATCTAAGAAAATGGATCGATCTTGCACACAAAAAGGTTCATTTCCAGGGATTACCAGCAAGAATTTGTTGGTTAGGGCAAGGTGAAAGAGAAGCCTTTGGTCTTGAGATAAACAAATTAGTTAGAGACGGAAAAATAAAAGCGCCGATTGTAATAGGAAGAGACCACCATGATACAGGATCAGTTGCATCTCCCTATAGAGAGACAGAAAAAATGCTTGATGGATCAGACGCAATTGCGGATTGGCCAATTCTTAATGCATTACTTAATGCTTCTTCAGGTGCAACATGGGTTTCTGTACATCATGGTGGAGGTGTAGGCATTGGTTATTCAATTCATGCAGGTTTCGTAATTGTAGCAGATGGAACAGACTTGGCACAACAAAAACTTGCAAGAGTACTCCATAACGACCCTGCAAGTGGTGTTGTAAGACATGCAGATGCAGGATATGAGATTGCAATTGAAACTGCAAAAAAACATAACATAAAAATGCCAATGCTTAAGAAATAA
- the csaB gene encoding polysaccharide pyruvyl transferase CsaB — MRAIISGYFGFGNLGDEAIKNVIEKELTRLNIEPIFLTKSKNKENEIIRTNLFEILNEIKVSEIFISGGGGLLQDKTSSRSLYYYLSLLTIPKFFKKYSIVFAQGIGPITKNIDKKLLKSVLEKVDLITVRDNESKDLLKSIGVKKEIHVTQDLAFLYEPQIYKKFTFDEPYNVFQIKGNERFDVEELADIVRFMHYKTECETILVPFYKDVDLDIAKKVEEKTKFKVVIPENIDDVFSIFSGAQSIVGMRYHSVVFSLLLKKPVLPIFYDEKVQNISNYFEIEGIDLRDLKLSNFSRIFTKFLKEKDNFESKIKDKVIKAKEDAKRNFELLLQLIH; from the coding sequence TTGAGAGCAATCATTTCAGGATACTTTGGGTTTGGTAATTTAGGCGATGAAGCAATAAAAAACGTCATTGAAAAAGAACTTACGAGACTAAATATTGAACCTATTTTTTTAACAAAATCTAAAAATAAAGAAAACGAGATTATAAGAACAAATTTATTTGAAATATTGAATGAAATTAAAGTGTCAGAAATTTTTATCTCTGGTGGAGGTGGATTACTTCAAGATAAAACAAGTTCAAGAAGCCTTTATTATTACCTTTCGCTTTTGACAATTCCAAAATTCTTTAAGAAATATAGCATTGTCTTTGCTCAAGGCATTGGTCCAATCACAAAAAATATCGATAAAAAATTGCTAAAAAGTGTTCTCGAAAAAGTAGACCTCATTACAGTTAGAGACAACGAGTCTAAGGACCTTCTTAAAAGCATAGGAGTAAAAAAAGAAATACATGTAACACAGGATCTTGCATTTCTATATGAACCGCAAATTTACAAAAAATTTACATTCGATGAACCTTACAATGTGTTTCAGATAAAAGGAAATGAGCGCTTTGATGTCGAAGAACTTGCAGATATCGTACGTTTCATGCACTACAAAACAGAGTGTGAAACAATTTTAGTTCCTTTTTATAAAGACGTTGACCTTGATATAGCAAAAAAAGTAGAAGAAAAAACAAAATTTAAAGTAGTAATTCCTGAAAATATCGACGATGTATTTTCAATTTTTAGCGGTGCTCAATCCATTGTGGGGATGCGATACCACTCAGTAGTATTTTCTCTCTTACTTAAAAAACCTGTCCTTCCAATCTTTTACGACGAGAAGGTGCAAAATATCTCAAATTATTTTGAGATTGAAGGAATAGATTTGAGAGATCTAAAATTGTCAAATTTTTCAAGGATTTTTACAAAATTCCTAAAAGAAAAAGATAATTTTGAATCGAAAATTAAGGATAAGGTAATCAAAGCAAAAGAAGATGCAAAAAGAAATTTTGAACTCCTTTTACAACTCATACATTAA
- a CDS encoding WecB/TagA/CpsF family glycosyltransferase has protein sequence MRIEIFDIPVDNLTKEEAIKYIENLLEEDKPHFAVAINPEKAMKAYNDNELHDILKNSHLNFIDGVGIIFAAKLFKGIKIKERLTGIDLFTELLKVSEEKGYKVYFLGTKEESIKKAIENIKNSFPNLKIAGFHNGYFEDEEKIVETIAKSDADILFVGMGSPKQEKFIYKNLGKLNVKFAMGVGGTFNVYANEFRRAPHIIQKLGFEWLYRFVLDPKRLPRILSLPTFLKEAFKRRFTPKKVIEFLGIKVSNRTIEENLEIVEQFIKEKKFHLIVTINGEMLSRAISEKDFLNILKGADLVIPDGIGVVLGAKRFGERITQRIPGIEFAWELLNLAEKRQYKVFFLGAKEDILQSAIKTIKENFPNLQIVGSHNGYFTNDREIRDIIRNSKPDILFVGMGGIKQEKWIVQNKDLDVPVNIGIGGSFDVWSGKVKRAPSWVRKLGIEWLYRTVTQPERIFRLKNLIVLSFKLITGRIED, from the coding sequence ATGAGAATTGAAATTTTTGACATACCAGTAGACAACCTCACAAAAGAAGAAGCAATTAAATATATAGAAAATCTTCTCGAAGAGGATAAGCCTCACTTTGCCGTTGCAATTAATCCTGAGAAAGCTATGAAGGCCTACAATGATAATGAACTGCATGATATTTTAAAAAATTCTCACTTAAATTTTATTGATGGTGTGGGAATTATATTTGCCGCAAAATTATTTAAAGGCATAAAAATAAAGGAAAGGTTAACTGGTATAGATCTTTTTACAGAATTATTAAAAGTTTCTGAAGAGAAAGGTTACAAAGTCTACTTTCTTGGCACAAAAGAGGAAAGCATAAAAAAGGCAATTGAAAATATTAAAAATAGTTTTCCGAATTTGAAAATTGCAGGTTTTCATAACGGATACTTTGAAGATGAAGAAAAAATTGTCGAAACTATTGCAAAAAGTGACGCTGACATTCTTTTTGTTGGAATGGGATCTCCAAAACAAGAAAAATTTATATACAAGAACCTTGGCAAACTGAATGTTAAGTTTGCAATGGGAGTAGGCGGTACATTTAACGTATATGCAAATGAGTTTAGAAGAGCGCCACATATCATTCAAAAACTTGGATTCGAATGGCTTTATAGATTTGTACTTGACCCAAAAAGACTACCTCGCATTTTAAGTCTACCTACTTTCCTTAAAGAAGCATTTAAAAGAAGATTTACTCCAAAGAAAGTCATCGAATTTTTGGGAATAAAGGTTTCAAATAGAACTATTGAAGAGAATCTCGAGATTGTAGAACAATTCATCAAAGAAAAGAAATTTCACCTTATTGTAACGATAAATGGCGAAATGCTTTCAAGAGCAATAAGCGAAAAGGATTTTCTAAACATACTTAAAGGAGCAGATCTTGTAATACCTGATGGAATTGGAGTTGTGCTTGGTGCAAAAAGATTTGGAGAAAGAATCACACAGAGAATTCCAGGAATTGAATTTGCATGGGAGTTATTAAATCTTGCAGAAAAAAGGCAATATAAGGTATTTTTCTTAGGAGCAAAAGAAGATATACTGCAATCTGCCATAAAAACGATAAAAGAAAATTTTCCTAATTTACAAATCGTTGGCAGTCATAATGGGTATTTTACAAATGATAGAGAGATAAGAGACATAATTAGAAATTCTAAACCAGATATACTTTTTGTAGGAATGGGTGGAATAAAACAAGAGAAATGGATTGTTCAAAATAAAGATTTGGACGTCCCAGTAAATATTGGAATAGGTGGATCGTTTGATGTATGGAGCGGGAAAGTAAAGAGAGCCCCTTCTTGGGTAAGGAAACTTGGAATTGAGTGGCTCTATCGAACAGTTACTCAACCTGAGCGGATATTTAGACTTAAAAATCTAATCGTCCTTTCTTTTAAATTAATCACAGGGAGGATCGAAGATTGA
- a CDS encoding cation-translocating P-type ATPase — MIDLKTIKRELFEKGLTSEEVEERLKKFGKNELPEGKKETLIQKFINQFTNFLIIILIFASIVSAVFGELIDSIVILAIVILNAILGVVQERRAENALEKVKKLTTPTSTVLRDGKVLKIPSSEIVPLDILLLEAGDKIQADGIVIKEVSLFVDESMLTGESVPVKKSVCTSEPTEDCKVYMGTTVVKGKAKVLVTETGINTELGKIAEKISETKKEKTPLEVQLDNIGKLLGILFLIVSAVVFLLGWIRGGKILDMLLTSVSLAVAAIPEGLPAVVTIVLAIGVYEMAKRNAVIRNLPAVETLGAVTYICSDKTGTLTQNKMQIIAVFEDGKIGNDLNISERLKQAMILCNDAEKYRGDPTEIALIDFVDDDLIKETREKFERISEIPFTSESKRMTTIHKFGENFLVVSKGAAEVILELSKFEKVNSIVSELSSKRKQELLNIVEENAAKGLRILAFADKVISNLNEAIEQDLVFLGFVMMKDPLRSEVKEAIDKCRSAGIRPVMITGDHPITAYAIAKELDFPEGVVLTSKELESISDEELTKIVENVTIFARINPLDKLRIVEALQRKNEVVAMTGDGVNDAPALKKADIGVSMGLTGTEVAKEASDMVLLDDNFATLVSAVFQGRTIFENIRKFIVYLLSCNIAEVMVMFFALLLGYPPPLLPLHLLWLNLVTDSFPALALGMEKGEEDLMKRPPRGKKESILTKYHYSIIITQSIAITIATLLGFILSYKRTGNLNEARTIAYMVLVISELLRAYSGRSFEGYLFKIGIFSNSFMNFSFIFGIVLLFATIYVPQLRFIFKNTVPTIIESLDILLLATLPLVISEFSKIIRKDEYGR, encoded by the coding sequence ATGATTGACCTAAAAACCATTAAGAGGGAATTGTTTGAAAAAGGACTAACAAGCGAAGAAGTAGAAGAAAGACTCAAGAAATTTGGAAAAAATGAATTGCCCGAAGGAAAAAAAGAGACTCTAATTCAAAAATTCATTAATCAATTTACGAATTTTCTTATTATTATTTTAATTTTTGCAAGTATTGTTTCGGCAGTTTTTGGTGAATTAATTGATTCTATTGTTATTCTTGCAATTGTAATATTAAACGCAATCCTTGGAGTTGTACAGGAGCGAAGAGCAGAGAATGCACTTGAAAAAGTCAAAAAACTTACAACTCCTACAAGCACAGTTTTAAGAGATGGGAAAGTCTTAAAAATTCCATCAAGTGAAATTGTGCCACTGGACATTTTACTTTTAGAAGCAGGAGACAAAATACAGGCGGACGGAATTGTAATAAAAGAAGTAAGCCTTTTTGTTGATGAATCAATGCTTACAGGCGAGTCAGTTCCTGTTAAGAAGAGTGTCTGCACCAGTGAACCTACGGAAGACTGCAAAGTTTACATGGGTACAACTGTCGTAAAAGGTAAGGCAAAAGTTCTCGTTACAGAAACGGGCATAAATACAGAACTTGGAAAAATCGCAGAGAAAATAAGTGAAACAAAAAAAGAAAAAACACCGCTTGAAGTGCAACTTGATAACATAGGTAAACTATTAGGTATACTCTTCCTTATTGTAAGTGCCGTTGTATTTTTGTTAGGTTGGATAAGAGGCGGAAAAATTTTAGATATGCTTCTTACCAGTGTTTCACTTGCAGTGGCAGCAATTCCCGAAGGGCTTCCAGCAGTTGTTACCATAGTTCTTGCGATCGGTGTTTATGAGATGGCAAAAAGAAACGCAGTTATAAGAAACCTTCCAGCTGTCGAGACCTTAGGTGCCGTTACATACATCTGCTCAGATAAGACAGGAACATTAACACAAAATAAAATGCAAATTATTGCGGTTTTTGAGGATGGAAAGATTGGTAACGATTTAAATATAAGTGAAAGATTAAAGCAGGCAATGATTCTCTGTAACGACGCAGAAAAATATAGGGGAGATCCAACAGAAATAGCCCTTATTGATTTTGTTGACGACGATTTAATTAAAGAAACAAGGGAAAAATTTGAAAGAATATCAGAAATTCCCTTTACCTCCGAAAGCAAAAGAATGACTACTATTCACAAGTTTGGAGAAAATTTCCTTGTTGTTTCTAAAGGTGCAGCTGAGGTCATTTTAGAACTGTCAAAATTTGAGAAGGTAAATTCAATAGTTTCTGAGCTCTCTTCAAAAAGAAAACAAGAACTTCTGAACATTGTAGAGGAAAATGCAGCCAAAGGGCTTAGAATCCTTGCATTTGCAGATAAGGTAATATCCAATCTAAACGAAGCAATAGAACAAGATCTTGTCTTTTTAGGATTTGTTATGATGAAAGATCCGCTACGTAGTGAAGTTAAAGAAGCAATAGACAAATGTAGAAGTGCCGGTATAAGACCCGTAATGATTACAGGAGACCACCCAATTACAGCGTACGCAATTGCAAAAGAGCTTGACTTCCCTGAGGGTGTTGTTTTAACAAGCAAAGAACTTGAAAGTATTTCAGATGAAGAACTAACAAAAATTGTTGAAAATGTTACAATTTTTGCACGAATAAATCCACTTGATAAATTAAGAATTGTCGAGGCGCTGCAAAGGAAGAACGAAGTTGTTGCAATGACTGGAGATGGTGTTAATGATGCACCTGCTCTTAAAAAGGCTGACATTGGCGTTTCAATGGGACTTACAGGAACTGAAGTTGCAAAAGAAGCATCTGATATGGTGCTTTTGGATGATAATTTTGCAACATTAGTATCAGCAGTATTCCAAGGCAGAACTATATTTGAGAATATAAGAAAATTCATCGTATACCTACTTTCATGCAACATTGCAGAAGTTATGGTAATGTTTTTTGCCCTACTTTTGGGATACCCTCCACCTCTTCTTCCGTTGCATCTTCTATGGTTAAACCTCGTAACTGACAGTTTTCCTGCACTTGCGTTAGGAATGGAAAAAGGCGAAGAAGATTTAATGAAAAGACCTCCTCGCGGTAAAAAAGAGTCAATACTTACGAAATATCACTATAGTATTATAATCACCCAGAGCATTGCAATAACAATTGCTACATTACTTGGTTTTATTCTGAGTTATAAAAGAACAGGTAATCTTAACGAGGCAAGAACAATTGCATATATGGTTCTTGTTATCTCCGAACTTTTAAGAGCATATTCTGGACGTTCTTTTGAAGGATATCTATTTAAAATTGGAATTTTCTCAAACAGTTTTATGAACTTTTCCTTTATCTTTGGAATAGTACTGTTATTTGCAACAATATACGTGCCACAGCTAAGGTTCATTTTTAAAAATACTGTCCCAACCATTATAGAGAGCTTAGATATACTTCTTCTTGCTACCCTTCCACTTGTAATATCAGAATTTTCCAAGATAATAAGAAAGGACGAATACGGTAGATAG
- a CDS encoding PEGA domain-containing protein, giving the protein MKRLMLLVIFLGIFVIGFVLFKVLSKETGSISINSYPQKASVYINGELKGETPLTVNSLPFGTYEILVRLEGYREYKEEVKLSSSNPNALVNPILEHAVFTLSVDSSPTNSDVYVDGVLKGKTPIVIADLIANQSHLIEVKHENYRDWKQTISVKANDSLNLFAQLEPITTELIVSSVPDKATVFLNKSEVGKTPLDLKDIPEGKYTLTVSLLQYETYTEDIEIKKGVIVKRDVVLRKTKYYISILSNPSGAKVLIDGIEVGTTPYNTSSITEGKHKIHVELDGYLPYETEVIVVQNQPTVISINLLKLP; this is encoded by the coding sequence ATGAAAAGGCTAATGCTTTTAGTAATTTTTCTTGGGATTTTTGTAATTGGTTTTGTACTGTTTAAAGTATTATCAAAAGAAACTGGTAGTATATCTATTAACTCTTATCCACAAAAAGCTTCGGTTTACATAAATGGCGAACTAAAAGGAGAAACACCCCTTACTGTGAATTCCCTTCCTTTTGGAACTTATGAAATTCTGGTAAGGCTTGAAGGATACAGAGAGTATAAAGAAGAAGTAAAACTCTCAAGTTCAAATCCAAATGCTTTAGTTAATCCAATCTTAGAACATGCTGTTTTCACGCTAAGTGTAGATTCCTCACCAACAAATTCTGATGTTTATGTTGACGGTGTTTTGAAAGGTAAAACACCGATAGTAATCGCAGATTTAATTGCAAATCAAAGCCATCTAATCGAAGTGAAGCATGAGAATTATAGAGATTGGAAACAAACAATTTCTGTTAAAGCAAATGATTCATTAAATTTATTCGCACAACTTGAACCTATTACGACAGAACTTATTGTTAGTTCTGTTCCCGATAAAGCAACTGTCTTTCTTAATAAATCTGAAGTTGGAAAAACCCCGCTTGATTTAAAAGATATACCCGAAGGCAAATATACCTTGACAGTAAGCTTATTACAATATGAAACCTATACAGAAGATATTGAAATAAAAAAAGGAGTAATTGTAAAACGTGATGTTGTCCTCAGAAAGACAAAATATTACATCTCTATCTTGAGCAACCCATCTGGAGCAAAAGTATTAATAGATGGGATTGAAGTCGGTACCACACCATATAACACATCGTCCATAACAGAAGGAAAGCATAAAATTCACGTTGAATTAGACGGTTATCTCCCATACGAAACTGAAGTTATAGTTGTCCAAAACCAACCAACTGTTATTTCAATTAATCTTTTAAAATTACCCTAA
- a CDS encoding nucleotide sugar dehydrogenase produces the protein MEKIAVIGLGFVGLPLSLTYALHGVKVVGIDINKDYIERLKKGQTHVYEEYNGKHIETILKESLENGLFEPTDSYEEGLRDVKEIIVTVGIPIENDKVNMSVFENAMKSIGKNLKKDSIVLIRSTVPPLTTKNIAKPLIEETSGLKEGKDFYLAYSSERIAEGRAFEEFQTMPVAVSGLSIEGTKRAKRLLELINPNVIEASSPEVVEISKLIENASRDVNIAIVNELANLTKALGVDTMEVIKVANTHKRVKLLTPGIGVGGHCIPFASKYIFYLSDKIGLEMPLLHAARSVNDRRPKDIAEIIENALQKVGKNINNSKIGFLGIAMKDNSSDISESPAIMLKEILKAKGAQVSFFDPKVKGNFDDDERHFEALLSAKDVIVIPIIHNEISYDIDTWKSLLMKDAIIFDAKGVFNKEKVTNLGFHYYTI, from the coding sequence ATGGAAAAGATTGCAGTTATAGGTTTAGGGTTTGTTGGCTTACCATTATCGCTTACATACGCTCTTCATGGAGTAAAAGTTGTTGGTATCGATATAAATAAAGATTATATTGAACGACTTAAAAAAGGTCAAACACATGTTTATGAAGAATACAACGGAAAACACATTGAGACTATTCTTAAGGAAAGTCTGGAAAATGGCCTTTTTGAACCCACAGACTCTTATGAGGAAGGTTTAAGGGACGTAAAAGAAATCATTGTCACAGTTGGAATCCCAATAGAAAACGACAAAGTCAATATGAGTGTTTTTGAAAATGCAATGAAGTCAATTGGTAAAAACTTAAAAAAGGATTCAATCGTGCTTATTCGCTCAACAGTCCCTCCACTTACTACAAAAAATATTGCTAAACCCCTCATTGAAGAGACAAGTGGATTAAAAGAAGGAAAAGATTTTTACCTTGCATATTCATCGGAAAGGATCGCTGAAGGTAGAGCATTTGAAGAATTTCAGACAATGCCAGTTGCAGTTTCTGGATTAAGCATTGAGGGAACAAAGCGAGCAAAAAGACTGCTTGAACTTATAAACCCAAATGTAATCGAAGCAAGTTCACCAGAAGTAGTAGAAATTTCAAAACTCATAGAAAATGCATCAAGAGATGTTAATATTGCAATTGTAAACGAACTTGCAAACTTAACTAAGGCTTTGGGTGTTGATACAATGGAAGTCATAAAGGTTGCAAATACACACAAAAGGGTTAAGCTCCTGACACCCGGAATTGGTGTAGGCGGTCATTGCATTCCTTTTGCTTCAAAATATATTTTTTATCTAAGCGATAAGATTGGACTTGAGATGCCATTGCTACATGCAGCAAGATCCGTAAACGATAGAAGACCAAAAGACATTGCAGAAATTATTGAGAATGCGCTTCAAAAGGTTGGGAAAAATATTAATAATTCAAAAATTGGTTTCCTTGGAATTGCAATGAAGGATAATTCATCTGATATTTCTGAAAGTCCTGCAATAATGCTCAAGGAAATACTAAAGGCAAAAGGCGCGCAAGTCTCCTTCTTTGACCCTAAAGTTAAAGGCAATTTCGATGATGATGAAAGACATTTTGAGGCGTTACTAAGTGCAAAAGATGTTATAGTAATACCAATTATTCACAATGAGATTTCATACGACATTGATACATGGAAGAGCCTTCTAATGAAAGATGCAATAATTTTTGATGCAAAAGGTGTATTCAACAAGGAAAAAGTAACTAACTTAGGATTTCATTACTATACGATATGA
- the tmk gene encoding dTMP kinase codes for MFISFEGIDGSGKTTQAKLLKVNLEKLGFNVILTKEPGGTELGSYIRKILLNVEMDPVSEFLLFASDRKTHVKEVIKPFLSKGFTVISDRFHDSSVAYQGYGRGVPLDFIYYVHNFILEGIIPNITVLVDIDENLSFERIKDADRIERLGIDFLRNVRKGYLKIAKNEDRFFVIDGSKTVEELEEIILNKVLEKLK; via the coding sequence ATGTTTATTTCTTTTGAAGGAATTGACGGTTCTGGGAAAACAACACAAGCAAAACTTCTAAAGGTTAATCTTGAAAAACTCGGTTTTAATGTTATCTTGACAAAAGAACCAGGTGGAACAGAATTGGGAAGTTATATACGAAAAATATTGCTAAACGTTGAAATGGATCCGGTTTCCGAATTTCTGCTTTTTGCTTCTGACAGAAAAACACACGTTAAAGAAGTCATTAAACCTTTCTTATCCAAAGGATTTACTGTAATTTCTGATAGATTTCATGATAGTTCAGTTGCGTACCAAGGCTATGGAAGAGGAGTTCCACTTGATTTCATTTATTATGTCCATAATTTCATTTTAGAAGGAATTATTCCAAACATCACAGTTCTTGTGGATATAGACGAAAATCTAAGTTTTGAAAGAATTAAAGATGCTGATCGAATAGAAAGATTAGGTATCGATTTTCTTAGGAATGTAAGAAAAGGATATCTAAAAATTGCAAAAAACGAAGATAGGTTTTTTGTGATTGATGGAAGCAAAACCGTTGAAGAATTAGAAGAAATAATACTTAACAAGGTTTTGGAGAAACTAAAATGA
- a CDS encoding MoaD/ThiS family protein, whose translation MARVTIFLHGDLREKLGIERLYLKADTVKDLIEQLKDKFPNLEDDVKFGRLIILINGRNIETLLKEATQLEDFDLVSLTLKDGGMIDFFPPDGGG comes from the coding sequence ATGGCAAGAGTTACAATCTTTTTGCACGGCGACCTAAGAGAAAAGTTAGGAATTGAAAGATTATATTTAAAAGCGGATACTGTGAAAGATTTGATAGAGCAACTCAAGGATAAATTTCCCAATCTTGAAGATGACGTTAAATTCGGAAGACTAATAATTCTCATAAATGGTAGAAATATTGAAACACTCTTAAAAGAAGCGACACAACTTGAAGATTTTGATCTAGTAAGTCTAACCCTAAAAGATGGTGGTATGATTGATTTCTTCCCACCAGACGGTGGCGGCTAA